TTTGTAAGCAGacatatgattttttttagtttttgataAATATGCTTATTAAGCTCAGAGTTTAATTGATTTAGTGtcacattttttaattgaacttcTTTTGGTTctcaataatttgtttacttagtaattcaatttaacaaaaagttttgttgatatttatctataaatatgaatatcaTATTGAGCCCCTGTTAGTTCTGaacaatttgattattaaattacttgaataaaaagtattattgATACTcgtatttatgatatttatttaacatcatttgcctgacatttcaattaatacaaaaaaaaattgatcaATCATTGAAAAAGTGTATTTATTCATCGTTGTTAGTTGTTTTTCTCTTGCCTTGTAAAGAACCACAATATTTTCGCTGcagttttcgcttttttttcgcGTTCGCGTTTTTGGTGACGCGttacacacatatttaaatatcgttaaagttgttgcccattgttgatgttgtcgtcgctgttattgttatcgttgttgttgttgttgttgctgttgctttagttgttgtagttgacGTCGCGCTGcgtgcagttgttgtttttcatgcTGCTTGTGGTTGTGGCAACTcgattatttttcataattattttttgcgtTTTCGCCAGCCAAAATGAAACTTTGTCACCGTCACACACgccgtatgcgtaatatttcaTATCGTTATGCATGCGTCGCGTGTTCGTTCTTTCCCCCTCTTCTCTCAGCAGCACTAAGAAGCAACATGAGATGTGTTTTGCTATGCTTCCAGGcaaatttgtgttgttttctctctctctgtgtgtgtgtttgtgtgacaTACTTTTTGAAGCAATTAAAAGCTGTcgtgttatttttattttaattataaaactatcGTACTATGCTAATTTAGGGTGCTCTGCTTGCCTTAATCTAGCTTAGAAGAGGGGGCTAAATACAGTTAAGCATAAGCCGATTAGACACTTTTTCCCCTCTCCCTTTCTATCCCCTAAAAAGGAATTTTAACTGCTCGCATTCGCGCGTTTTCcccgaaaatatttttgcacaaagttttttttcgcaACGATTTTAGTGggaaaaacaatgaaatttacCCTGTAACGAGCTCTTGAAATAAAGCTGGTATATTTCTCTTAATAACTCTAAAGTGTCTATGTAGTCGTGTATACCCGCTTAGCAGCAAACAaacttgcatttaattgacTGCTAAGCGGCTTTGGAACTACAAAACTCGCTCGATTTCTGTGGTTTTGTCCcaatatttttgcacattttaattgttatttggAATTGcccttccacacacacaagcacacacacacaaacatacacttACACCCACACTTCTAGCATTGACAGTTGCAATACAAGTTTCAAACTCGAATCAGTTGCGTCCACAAAATGCTAATTAACGGTGCCCAATGGCAACTGGCAGTGCAATTATAGAATTGAAGTTGTCTGTAAAACTCATTTAAATGCATGTCAAACACACAGGAAAGGAAAAGCTCAAGCAAGGCACAACTAAGCGATACCCTAGAAGTGAAAAAGCAAGAGTATAGAAAAAAGTTGGTAGAGAAAAGTAGTGCCAAAGAGTGTGTAAAACTAGTTAATACCCCActcacaaaaacaattaaaagtaGTTTTTTGTGCGCTTGAAAATGATGCAAATTTCCGACCTGCCACACAGAAAGTTGTTTTCTACACAGTAGCTTTGCTCATTATCAACAACATAATCAAGCACTTAGAAcgggcaacaacagcaactgaagtGCTacgtgtgaatgtgtgtgggtgtgcaggtgtgtgtgtgtgtgtgtcttagCTGATTAGCAAGAAGAGCAGAcgccagcagcaaaagcaacagcaacaacaagcgagAGCGGCAGCTTTGCCAATTGTTGGCAGTAATTAACAAACACAGACAGAGCAGAGAGTACAAAATAGTtgagtacacacacacacacacacacacacactcacacatatgaACTGCTTGCTCACACGTGACGTCACGCACAAGTGAGAGTGACGAAACACTTAAGCGTTAAATGCACCCAGCAAAACTCGGCTGCTGCTCCACATCTTGTGTTGGCTCAGGTGTCATTGCGTGtgcaacgctgcgtatgcgccATAATTTTACTCACTCACTTCCtcctctctcccgctctcttactctctctcccttCGCTCCCTTATTGCTGCGACGTGCTCGTGTAAGCGTGCATGTTTAATTTggcattgcatactttgcggcgctcgccaaatggcaaatgcgTTTTAATTCCTTATACAATATTCGCAGTCAGTgtgaaagagacagagagtgtgaaagagagagagggagcgatGGCAAGggaaactttattttattacatttgccATTTCATTTAATGCCAACTGCAACGGCGATAAAGTTCACAACTTGTTGGTGTTCGCGTTGCAAGTGCTGCACTTTAAAGTCGTAAAGTGCCACCAAATGCTGCCGATGCTGATGCGAAAGCTGTTAAGCTGCCTTGGCCGAATATCGAATATATATGTCAGATTTGCAAATCATACAcggcataaaatatttattgttaataattgaACAGCTGCAATACTTGAAAGAGCATCTATTagtattcaataattttgcatttcttgAGCTAAAAATGTCTTGCTAtgaattcgattttatttcCTTAAGTAAATAGAACTCAGCTTGAAAACTATTATACTagcaaaatttcattttgaatttaaatattaatattcaaaaatttctTGAGCTAAAAGTGGCTTGCTAAACATTTTCATAGTTTAGTGAGGAATGAGGAAAGTTCTTTCTTAgcttgaaaaatatttttataactcATTTCGTGTCTTATCACATCACGGATGTGGATATCGCTGTTTTCCGTTAAACTTCAATCTTTTTTGTCATTctataattgcattttcaatttaaatatgaatattaattaatttctcaaGCTAAAAATGACTTGCTTCACATTTCAAAAGTTTATAGCGGAATAAGAAGAgaacttttcttttataacttaaAGTAAACACAACTGCAGCAAATGCAAGATAAACTTAATTACCCATTTCGATACtgattttgtaattgaaaagttgctttttcaatttaaatatgaatattgaattatttcttAAGCTCAATGCACTTTTATtcacatttcaatatttcatttcggagtaagaaatatttttcgttagctttttcttttgtggcTTATTAAAACacatgaaatattaaaattagttaaatatgAGGGAAGATATATTCTTTATGTATTTTTGCTTTACCATTCAGCTTACTTATCTATATCTGTATTGCacctttaattttaatactaGTGTTGTATTATTTCTTAGGCTATGAAGCATTGATTAACTTCACATACTAATAGTTTATTGAGAAATTTCTTCGTTGAcattcacttttatttaactaaaGTAAACTTAGCTGCAGTCAAGCttaatacttttaattgcTCTTTTCAATCTGTATTATgtaattgcataattaaacttttaattgcttGATTTGTTAAGCTAGTTGTGATTTActttacatattaaaattttattgggGAATAAGAATAGTTGTAATTGTTATTAGCTAAAGAAAACTTAATTGATGGCAGACATgccaaatatttttacttactcgcttaaattcattttatataacTGTAtaactgcattttaaattataaattaagatTGAATTATTTCTTAGGTTAGTTATGTTATTATCTTCttgatataataatagtttattgGGGTGTAAAGAAAGTTCTTGACTGCAGCCATGTAAAAgaatgttaattatttatttaaatctgtATTGGGTAATTgcataattgcatttttaatttaactttaattgtGTCTCTTTCAATATATGTTTACAGATTAAGTATGtattttacttttcaattttaatgtaatgcgtatacgtaattatAGTTGATTAATATGTAATTGTAACGTAGTCTCGATTATTATTGtactttatatatagtaaattgcatgtgaatattcatttaatttttgactgtattctttctctttcttttataCCATTATTTATCGTAATTGCCTGTTCTTGTAaacgtttgttgttgtcctctcATCTGTCGTttatctgtgtatgtgtgtttgtcttCGTGCCGTAGCATTTTGGAGAACAAAATCAGGTTcgtagttttgttttttatgttttgtactTTTCTGTATTAATCCCCAAATgatattgaaatactaaacCCCTTGAGAAGTAGTGCTCGTTATTGGCCGCTATTGAAATTGTATgctaatatttgatatttgttaTCTATTCAATCGACAGGCAACAGTCGCTGCTGTCGGACGAACAGGCCAAGGAAGTTGAGCAGATACTGAACGCATCGCCGAATGTGAGcgtggctgttgctgccgttgttgccactgcaacATCGCCGACCAGCGCCAAGAATCTCAACAGCGAGGAGCCAAAGCAGGACATACAAATTGCCGCTGTCCCAGCGGTCGTCAAGGAggaagaagacgacgacgaagtcGGAGTAATCGAAGAGGAGAACGAAGAGGAGGAAGACgaacagcaccaacaacagcagcagcaactagaGGAAGACTTTGACTCGGATGACGTGGAAGCTGTGGACATTGTGGGCATTGGTCATGCAccggcaacagttgcaactcCGGCCACGTTGAATGCCACCTTCGTGAAGGCGGATAGCACCGagacagaaacaacaacaacaacgacaacaactccgtcgacagcaacagcaacaaccacacggcacgacgacgacgaaccCGAGTGGCTACGTGATGTGCTCGAGGCACCAAAGCGCAGTCTAGAGAATCTGCTAATaaacaacactaacaacacgaacaacaactCGACACCAGCGCACGTCGAGAATGGCTACGAATCCATCGAGACCCCTGGCAAACATTCCGACTTGAATCAAACGTATGTGACTGGTGAATCGCTGCACGAATCGATTGTATCCGTCGAGTCCACGCAATCGGATGCGACATTCAATCAAACGACAACCATCGATGACAGCATCATCTCGAGCAAACACAACTCAACCTATTCGCTAGCGGATGTCGAACAACCGACGACAAGTTCAACCCAGGTGCTAAGCACCGGCATCACTGAGCTAGACGATAGCCAGTATTATATACCCGAATATCCGCCGGTGAGGAGCAAGGAGGTGCTCGTCGAGGCGGGTGTGCATTACTTTGAGGATGGCAACTTTTGGATGGAAGTGCCAGGTAGGTCGAGGTGGCTGGCTCCACACTTTTTAAGCCGTTGCACTAAGCTCGCCCCTTTCAAACTTCTAAAAGGTCTGCTAGACTTTGATGACGACGACTGCTCCTATCCACCGATCACCGTACGAAAGAATCCCAAGGTACGCTTCAGCTCCGGCCCCATACACGTCTATTCCACATTCTCAGTGACCGACTACGATCGCCGCAATGAAGATGTCGATCCAGTGGCCGCTTCGGCCGAATACGAGCTGGAGAAGCGTGTGGAGAAGATGCACGTCTTCCCCGTTGAATTGATGAAGGGACCCGAGGGTTTAGGTCTCAGCATTATTGGCATGGGCGTTGGCGCCGATGCAGGTCTAGAGAAATTGGGAATATTCGTCAAGACGATCACCGACAACGGCGCCGCAGCACGCGACGGACGCATTCAAGTGAGTAAAAGTAAAGTTCTTTTAAGGGGAACTTTTCCTTAAGTGCATTTTCTTCCAGGTTAACGATCAGATCATCGAAGTAGACGGCAAGAGTTTGGTGGGTGTGACACAAGCCTATGCAGCTTCGGTGTTGCGCAACACTTCCGGTCTAGTCAAATTCCAAATTGGACGCGAACGCGATCCCGAAAACTCCGAGGTGGCACAGCTTATACGATTGAGTCTACAGGCTGATCGAGAAAAGGAAGAACGCATCAAGCGGTGAgctatgaaattaataatctttttttatacccgctacccgtaggataggcaggaaatgtatgtaagagTCAAAAGGAGGCAAATCCGACcctatatacatacgtatatatattccttgttaatcatgtccgtctgtctgtccgtccgtaggaacacctagatctcagagactatacgagATGGAGATCTGCTAAtagacaatctagtatattttgtactctgtggtatTTTCTCCTGTATCGATATAGTcctcggtatatttcagtatttttagtatatttatttggtatatttttagtcaaATTCGGTTGCGATCACATACAAATTGTGAAACTTATTttcgaaatacttttgcatcaTAAAAAACGTTAAATGCAAACGGGCtttggatgacaatctggtatattctgtTCTCTACGGTATGTTTTACtagtagtactatatcgacaTAGCAAAAATagtcttcagtatattttagtatttttcggtatattgacttagtatatttgtagagtTAGAAATACTcaatgtagtacaatatcgatatttcaaatatagcctttggtatacttAAGTATATTCAcggtatatatttaaaatatggttatattgaaaatgggtagcgggtattattaaagctttcttacttgttttattacTTCAATtacaactctctctctctctctcttttaccCGCAGTCAACAAGAGGAATATCTGCGTCGCACACTCGACTACTCCGAGGACTCCACACAGCCGGTGTCGGCGAATTCGAGTGTTTGCGAGGGACCCTCGAGTCCGGTACAAGTCGAACATCCCATGGAGGTCGAGGCCACACACTCGCAGGAAGTGGAGTCGCTGAAGCGGCTCCTGCAGGAGGTATGTGTCTGGAAGATCTAGACAACAAAGAAATACTCTATTTGCAGCTGTGCTAAAATCgtgttctctttctctccttttgctgaatttcaaaatttgtttataccAACGCGGATATTGAAACGCAGCATAAAGCGGTAATTGGTCATAAAACGTTAAAagatacttaaaatataattcaattgattAAGAAATGTCTGCAAAAGacacataaattatatgtagAGCACATTTCGCCAAGTTATctatttagtttgtttttgcaattatgattttattgacACGAACTGAAAGCAATTGCATTAGGggttttcactttttgtaaatttgattAAGACCCAGTACTGaagttgttttaaattaaagaagaaTTTATTAGTTGACATTTTTGGTCATTAGTTTTAACCGtctttattatttgctctttAGAAAGATAAGTACTGggtctatttttaaatatttactttctttttatgatttattttgattttatttcccTCTTTCCCTCCAGAGCGAAATGGGTTGCCTGGTTAAAGaagaaattatacaaaatctGAAACGCAAGGTTTGTTTatgcttttgatttgattatcTTATGTTTATCATCCATTCCATTTCATCATTGAAATCATCTCATGCATTGCACTTAATTGTTGatattatactttaaaatcaaaactaatTGACATGTCTTCCCCATCTATAGCTGGTGAAGCTCGAGACGACGGGCAATGAGAATGAGTTGCTCAGCGAGCGACTGCGTCAGAGTGAGCGAGAGCTGGGCAACATCAAGAAGGAGGCAGCGAATCTGCAGAACATGCTGCAGCAATCGCAGGCTCAGTACATGGCGTTGGATAAGAAGTACAACAAGGCCAAGCGGCTGGTGCGGGAGTATCAGCAACGTGAGTTGGACATGTGCCATCGCGAGGAGTTCtaccagcagctgctgcaggaGAAGGACACCGAGTACAATGCGCTCGTGAAGAAGCTCAAGGATCGTGTTATCAATCTCGAGCATGAGCTGCAGGAGACACAACGCAAGGCGGGCTTCCCTGTTGGGTTGCCCTATGACAGTGCCACCTTGAAGTTGACGCCACAAATGATGCGCAAGACGCCGCCAAAGCCGTTGTTCCACAAACTGGAAACCGAACTCTCGGATACGGAAATTTCGGATCTTTCGCCTGATGGAGATGGGGTCAAGACCGCAACTGTGGAACGTAAAGTTCCGGTTAAGGATGAATTGGATGCAGCGGTGCCACAGCACGAGCTGCTCGACAATTCGGTGAACAAGACAAAGATCGAGCTGGGTGAGTAGTTCATCCAAAGTTTTATATCTCAAATATCTtccctcaaaaaaaaaaagagaaaagaaagtgCAAATCTGTTCTTCAGCTTTTCACGCACATCATCAaattatgatattattattattagtttatgttctttttgtattttgttcgATTGCTGCGCTTACGTCTGAGTGTATTTTTTATCATTCTACTTTGTTCTTTTCTTcattctctcttctctttgtgtgtgtgtgtgtgcgtgttttaattgctgcCAACTCGCTTTGAtttctatatgtgtgtgtttggtctTATTGTTCGCCTTCTGCGTGTTCGTTCGCTCGTCGTGTTTTACGCCTTGTTCGTTTGATTTGTGATTGCCACGCCTCCTCCACGCCACACACTCATCcaccaccaacaccaacatccACTCCACATTCCactcctcacacacacattcacttcACAATGCAAACGAATCCGCAACGATAAACTAAACCAAAGCCTCCCGTGGTGGTCTAGCAAATCGCCAACTGCCCTCAGCGGCAACAGTTGTCgccaatggcagcagcaacatcgtgatcagcaacggcggcagcaacagcagcgaactCCTCTCCAATGGCAATCTCAGCAAgcgcagccgcagcaacagtcgcagcTCCGACTGCACGCtcgacgacagcgacgacgatgAAGCCGTCGAATTGGAGCAATCTCCGCTTAATCCTATGGCTGGTACACACGACAGCATCAGCTTGTCGAATGGCAACTCGCATCTGCTGGCGAATGTCAACAATCTGTTGCAACATCATCCGCCTGCCTCGAATGCGGCCATTGGCAGCGGCATTCTGCCGCCATCGAACGGACATCTGGGCACCACAACAGCCATTTTGCTCAACTCGACGTCGTCGGCTTCGTCCAGCTCATCGAATCAGTCAACGGCACGTGAGGCGCAAATCAATCAACTCTACGCTCAGGTACACAAGGATCCcagcaagcaacagcagcatcaacagcaacagcagcaacaacaacaacagcagcaacagcaatcgagTTTGTTCAAGAACTCGTTGGGTTCCCCAGCGGACAATGCGGGCGGATTGAATGATTTCCATCGCGGCAGCATGACAACCTTTGGCACAGGggcagccagcagcagtgCCAGCAATCGTGATCTCAACAGCTCATACGATTCGATCTTGGGCTCCAACGATAAGCTCTCGGAGAATGATCAGGCCGAGAACTGGATGTATCCGAGTCGACGTCGTGTGACTCCGAACGGAGGCAGCAGCAAGTTGCCTGGCTCCAGTTTCACCGAGCAGCTCAATCAGGCGCTCTCCGATCGCGAGAGGTGGGTgtaaaacaacacaacagtaCACTGTTatacacaacaaaatcaaGAACTGTTATACAGCAACTGTTATACAACAACTGCTATACAAAAACTGTTATACCAAAACAACTGTTATACAACAAACTGttatacaaaaacaactgTTATACTGTTGCAGGCGTCTCGGTGACGGCTCGTCGCGTCACTCCAGCGACGATTACACGGAGATCAACAAGAGTCAAAGCGCCGCCGCCATCAACTGCAAGACGCTGATCAACGAGATTCGTCAGGCGGTTAACGAAGCGCAGCCAAAAGGTGAACAAACTAAagaaacactaaaaaaaaaaaacaaattttagcACAGAACTCTTGAATGAACGATTTCTGCAACTGGTTCCAGTTCCGGTTCCAGACTAACACgatattctttttttccctctctcttgaAGAAGTAGACACGAAAATCTGATCATTATTGCCATCATATTTCATGTGTACATAAAACTCAGCATACGCTCAGAAAACTGTAATACTAATCCCAATCCTACCAAAACAAGTGTTATACTCAAATTATTACtgttatatcatatatattgAACGTTGACGTTAATGCGTGTTCTATcattatatacttatataacCAAGTTATCCAGAGCGTTCATTGACCATTGACTGTTATACTGTACTGTTATAAACCATCATATAACTCATCAATATGTATATCTACTATCTTGATCTCTATCTTTCTGTGTCTCAACATTCATCTGGTGCTTAAGATAAAAAACTAACAATATTTACTTCTCTTTTCGCGCTTTCTCTCTACCGATACCGCTACTAACAAACTGTAATACGAatcgaaaaacgaaaaatagtTAAACAAGTTGTTCCACAATCGCTCTCCCCGCCCGGCACAGTGCcctggcaacagcagcatcatcagcagcagctctcCCAATCGGCACACGCCACCGGCCCGCCCTCGCCCACGAGCATGTCCTCGGGCTGCTCTTCACCCGGCTACTCGCCGAGTCGCACTCTGGATTTGTCCGGTTCCAGCTCAAGTTTCTCGGATCGCAAAGCGGCGGCCGCTTGCTACAACTATAAAGGAGGTCCTGTGCATGAATGGAGCAAGGAACAGGTAGACACGCTATGaactatataccaaaagctttgCTAACTCAACTATCCTTCGATGCAGGTGGGACACTGGCTGATGGGCATCGAACTGGAGCGTTATATACCCGTCTTCAAGGAGCACAATGTGGAGGGCGGTGCGCTGTTGACCCTCGACTCGAAGGACTTC
This is a stretch of genomic DNA from Drosophila albomicans strain 15112-1751.03 chromosome 3, ASM965048v2, whole genome shotgun sequence. It encodes these proteins:
- the LOC117568110 gene encoding uncharacterized protein LOC117568110 isoform X7 codes for the protein MEKPMQHAPAPVGKVSQIANIFQRKPIEIQPVEQLSAVAAAHAAAAAAAAANPANPGRTESHSARFNNARALFEKLGVESNSNVSSRLLRSGSREDNLCDGSDRSSSRSSDRSQSPPKRRMPFPSGAALNQNNQNNNAAAAASQAQNGGVERLSNSKFIVEPTSGGVKYPQHNLSRLKSEEISTTVSAAPATAGSVSALFANSAGDKPEKPERKFNSRELIEKQKKWTSHFTKTKTTRTHSDLNRCDIIRTVPGTGLIMDGEKAPKLAGNSNPEPSPPSAPLRQSQAHVVTATPTPPPTAIPPEIKPRSGKIGSPVKSPPLPPIPAAKPKNVSPVKFNPERVRSPTKCVDAAPPPPPAKSAAVTAAMQRSALLQQEQLQQQQQQQLVAPVPPEKPRKKSIDLIEDAAPTTCSTPSSCASPTSSMSAHSTHMQQQQHQQAATKRGSVDAAAHGQPYHGNGLSGSTNSATSGSPVASASSGPSSPVHTEDEKQENESTEKSEMEYYHNNNYNSVPRRRRSENEGRKSVDESTPQQQQQQQQHSSNVSVNGSPQRVANKRSSITVNMPAAGLGQRPPSIISTASQDEGGFSESASQHEMKAKLQSPTYSGEGNKEREREQGQTQHTLNYVDVGYRLNPDGSESREVYGSEAELYDTAKVSDMQRKFHGANGFVQESSTVYAIIKPEMQEPQPATPPRALLQSPTSTASSGDGSATASPLHRGVYSSPPVGVVSPIRRRNSSEQNGGSGGGGSTKSTPPMSPARVKGIAPIASIDAHEEEELELEQPEEEEDEQLAVEYVEVEPEEEEEEDEEQAPVLPERRTPAQGALELQDLEYADTSAGEDEEDILQHLKCSELDVELIDDVVDEVIKVHVTTVTATTITTAVAPAAPASSAAPAKAMPRDDSLPDAMTAAEAERLLSSSILENKIRQQSLLSDEQAKEVEQILNASPNVSVAVAAVVATATSPTSAKNLNSEEPKQDIQIAAVPAVVKEEEDDDEVGVIEEENEEEEDEQHQQQQQQLEEDFDSDDVEAVDIVGIGHAPATVATPATLNATFVKADSTETETTTTTTTTPSTATATTTRHDDDEPEWLRDVLEAPKRSLENLLINNTNNTNNNSTPAHVENGYESIETPGKHSDLNQTYVTGESLHESIVSVESTQSDATFNQTTTIDDSIISSKHNSTYSLADVEQPTTSSTQVLSTGITELDDSQYYIPEYPPVRSKEVLVEAGVHYFEDGNFWMEVPGLLDFDDDDCSYPPITVRKNPKVRFSSGPIHVYSTFSVTDYDRRNEDVDPVAASAEYELEKRVEKMHVFPVELMKGPEGLGLSIIGMGVGADAGLEKLGIFVKTITDNGAAARDGRIQVNDQIIEVDGKSLVGVTQAYAASVLRNTSGLVKFQIGRERDPENSEVAQLIRLSLQADREKEERIKRQQEEYLRRTLDYSEDSTQPVSANSSVCEGPSSPVQVEHPMEVEATHSQEVESLKRLLQELVKLETTGNENELLSERLRQSERELGNIKKEAANLQNMLQQSQAQYMALDKKYNKAKRLVREYQQRELDMCHREEFYQQLLQEKDTEYNALVKKLKDRVINLEHELQETQRKAGFPVGLPYDSATLKLTPQMMRKTPPKPLFHKLETELSDTEISDLSPDGDGVKTATVERKVPVKDELDAAVPQHELLDNSVNKTKIELASRGGLANRQLPSAATVVANGSSNIVISNGGSNSSELLSNGNLSKRSRSNSRSSDCTLDDSDDDEAVELEQSPLNPMAGTHDSISLSNGNSHLLANVNNLLQHHPPASNAAIGSGILPPSNGHLGTTTAILLNSTSSASSSSSNQSTAREAQINQLYAQVHKDPSKQQQHQQQQQQQQQQQQQQSSLFKNSLGSPADNAGGLNDFHRGSMTTFGTGAASSSASNRDLNSSYDSILGSNDKLSENDQAENWMYPSRRRVTPNGGSSKLPGSSFTEQLNQALSDRERRLGDGSSRHSSDDYTEINKSQSAAAINCKTLINEIRQAVNEAQPKVPWQQQHHQQQLSQSAHATGPPSPTSMSSGCSSPGYSPSRTLDLSGSSSSFSDRKAAAACYNYKGGPVHEWSKEQVGHWLMGIELERYIPVFKEHNVEGGALLTLDSKDFKTLGVCGDDKHRLKKRLKDLKASIEKERKDMERERREREKAIRKAEKKAAKKK
- the LOC117568110 gene encoding uncharacterized protein LOC117568110 isoform X5, encoding MEKPMQHAPAPVGKVSQIANIFQRKPIEIQPVEQLSAVAAAHAAAAAAAAANPANPGRTESHSARFNNARALFEKLGVESNSNVSSRLLRSGSREDNLCDGSDRSSSRSSDRSQSPPKRRMPFPSGAALNQNNQNNNAAAAASQAQNGGVERLSNSKFIVEPTSGGVKYPQHNLSRLKSEEISTTVSAAPATAGSVSALFANSAGDKPEKPERKFNSRELIEKQKKWTSHFTKTKTTRTHSDLNRCDIIRTVPGTGLIMDGEKAPKLAGNSNPEPSPPSAPLRQSQAHVVTATPTPPPTAIPPEIKPRSGKIGSPVKSPPLPPIPAAKPKNVSPVKFNPERVRSPTKCVDAAPPPPPAKSAAVTAAMQRSALLQQEQLQQQQQQQLVAPVPPEKPRKKSIDLIEDAAPTTCSTPSSCASPTSSMSAHSTHMQQQQHQQAATKRGSVDAAAHGQPYHGNGLSGSTNSATSGSPVASASSGPSSPVHTEDEKQENESTEKSEMEYYHNNNYNSVPRRRRSENEGRKSVDESTPQQQQQQQQHSSNVSVNGSPQRVANKRSSITVNMPAAGLGQRPPSIISTASQDEGGFSESASQHEMKAKLQSPTYSGEGNKEREREQGQTQHTLNYVDVGYRLNPDGSESREVYGSEAELYDTAKVSDMQRKFHGANGFVQESSTVYAIIKPEMQEPQPATPPRALLQSPTSTASSGDGSATASPLHRGVYSSPPVGVVSPIRRRNSSEQNGGSGGGGSTKSTPPMSPARVKGIAPIASIDAHEEEELELEQPEEEEDEQLAVEYVEVEPEEEEEEDEEQAPVLPERRTPAQGALELQDLEYADTSAGEDEEDILQHLKCSELDVELIDDVVDEVIKVHVTTVTATTITTAVAPAAPASSAAPAKAMPRDDSLPDAMTAAEAERLLSSSILENKIRQQSLLSDEQAKEVEQILNASPNVSVAVAAVVATATSPTSAKNLNSEEPKQDIQIAAVPAVVKEEEDDDEVGVIEEENEEEEDEQHQQQQQQLEEDFDSDDVEAVDIVGIGHAPATVATPATLNATFVKADSTETETTTTTTTTPSTATATTTRHDDDEPEWLRDVLEAPKRSLENLLINNTNNTNNNSTPAHVENGYESIETPGKHSDLNQTYVTGESLHESIVSVESTQSDATFNQTTTIDDSIISSKHNSTYSLADVEQPTTSSTQVLSTGITELDDSQYYIPEYPPVRSKEVLVEAGVHYFEDGNFWMEVPGLLDFDDDDCSYPPITVRKNPKVRFSSGPIHVYSTFSVTDYDRRNEDVDPVAASAEYELEKRVEKMHVFPVELMKGPEGLGLSIIGMGVGADAGLEKLGIFVKTITDNGAAARDGRIQVNDQIIEVDGKSLVGVTQAYAASVLRNTSGLVKFQIGRERDPENSEVAQLIRLSLQADREKEERIKRQQEEYLRRTLDYSEDSTQPVSANSSVCEGPSSPVQVEHPMEVEATHSQEVESLKRLLQELVKLETTGNENELLSERLRQSERELGNIKKEAANLQNMLQQSQAQYMALDKKYNKAKRLVREYQQRELDMCHREEFYQQLLQEKDTEYNALVKKLKDRVINLEHELQETQRKAGFPVGLPYDSATLKLTPQMMRKTPPKPLFHKLETELSDTEISDLSPDGDGVKTATVERKVPVKDELDAAVPQHELLDNSVNKTKIELASRGGLANRQLPSAATVVANGSSNIVISNGGSNSSELLSNGNLSKRSRSNSRSSDCTLDDSDDDEAVELEQSPLNPMAGTHDSISLSNGNSHLLANVNNLLQHHPPASNAAIGSGILPPSNGHLGTTTAILLNSTSSASSSSSNQSTAREAQINQLYAQVHKDPSKQQQHQQQQQQQQQQQQQQSSLFKNSLGSPADNAGGLNDFHRGSMTTFGTGAASSSASNRDLNSSYDSILGSNDKLSENDQAENWMYPSRRRVTPNGGSSKLPGSSFTEQLNQALSDRERRLGDGSSRHSSDDYTEINKSQSAAAINCKTLINEIRQAVNEAQPKVKQVVPQSLSPPGTVPWQQQHHQQQLSQSAHATGPPSPTSMSSGCSSPGYSPSRTLDLSGSSSSFSDRKAAAACYNYKGGPVHEWSKEQVGHWLMGIELERYIPVFKEHNVEGGALLTLDSKDFKTLGVCGDDKHRLKKRLKDLKASIEKERKDMERERREREKAIRKAEKKAAKKK